Proteins encoded in a region of the Phaenicophaeus curvirostris isolate KB17595 chromosome 1, BPBGC_Pcur_1.0, whole genome shotgun sequence genome:
- the SON gene encoding protein SON isoform X3 has translation MASQPPAPAGPARAGTRGPAPLPTMAQPEPPASGKVEGQPNGDTIPAEQANPSDETGAGSRQNDQIVQKIEEVLSGALDTELQCKSDVDKKPSKSSTKSAKRSSTGEDEIPRKKSKKNKKHKSKKKKKKKKKRKKEKKHKKQPKEAKLSARHGEHADLQPASHLMPEKSSSQLSEQYGGCGDANLAVHVQSEQLCLKAGEELDRQALGLISHSGADSQQTLENLGSEKGTLCQINPPFNLEGSRSDTQENTSITQTTVCTREEQIKQSHESIYPTAINTSEIGVLVGTGNDTSSSTPATAASRSEIQKGSEVILKSKGTGEVKASDTALESEAMEVSNYSEASLQSVAQWGAKDLGATSESVSLASNMTTISKSANQAGMDTVKVGHLSLELAGVSRTLEPTSKPSVTSDNLRVMQCSPMDSSGVLKADVSSQHAFQISAVTAMNQAEIKSAKVPLGPGAVTKVKDTEQHTENVKALEEALQPVAVVKPQTMETIMEPVGVKAKDVKAARECLQTDVVKDVESTTGPAIVLNASGMFLQPQVLTETKSMARTQEPALPAELADSKVVVEASLTSVAEPVAAVQTCASQTAPEIQVTERLQATVEVAALTGVKGQEASQATLQLENSSASKISESTLKPVCTMETKGSQGTLLLRQEKLSGSGSETELNVRGLEASPLYLQKDMARCLAATLDSAVVSKCSLVNLGSVAGVEAGSDAHLLAMKVGSARPMESLETATQLVADTEMKDLEADRAGTEMKTCSSHPYLKGVGDLGHPASIGLAKTQALDAVLQPGTISVGRGLAENVCSQAKMDSKVLEASPGPIALEQRSERTPESVVTCVSREPVKESEALVGMMHLKTTAGREPKHRKTVAEPLGASRTECSITSQSQVMTHTRTSQTGMVGEMKDSELATSSTTVEVRGLDNLLEVEAIAEVTTSQLTQMKNLEMVVGSETRTLMQGLRGTLASEVVTEMRRSEVAPDDPNKAEARSGEVILEPVQTVMSQTLETSSRSEAILESLSRAEEKTVVSEIMTEARKGTLESKISSDMTTQGPTVGYIVTTRRTSTKTDEPSLINLKGLEETSETEKAMEAEYLEPVSEAGEVRWFQSMKESAAVEVKDSETPAEPEVHMDIQSLETSQTSGNMGAVDVLEDASGAVPECLCTEKQEHLEAETAAEWKSAEDAPEILSAVEMKSSEAVPKPGDMKDLETMLEHEVAAEVQYAEGVQGQQMEDVRVQTEECEMLLEKRDVEQTQASEHLIEETFFSSSHAAGEKDSAGTCASEIDMKQLEAAPANVSEAKDLETGSIPETVVELQHAEAAVGLEAETKDLEAAPVPETVMEVAAVAAEEGQSEGILQAEAVKEATPERDSRRRDSETSDVQPDVAARMKETLMRLEKVIEKSSHRSDKKHDAKKQKRSRSKSQSRSRKRKKKSRSHSTSRRLTSKRARSRSRNDSVSRKKHSKSRSRSVEKRERRVSSRRSRRRRSRSSDRYRSKSRSAEKRLSSMRSRHRRSRSSDRYRSKSRSVEKRQSSRRSRRRRSRSSDRYRSKSRSVEKRQSSRRSGRRRSRSSDRYRSKSRSLEKRQSSRRSGRRRSRSSDRYRSKSRSVEKRQSSRRSRRRRSRSSDRYRSKSRSVEKRLSSRRSGRRRSRSSDRYRSKSLSVDKRESRLSSRRSRRRRSRSSDRSKSRSRSSEKRGGKEYSWRFRNRGSGSSDRSKSRSRSVEKRSRKASLRRSKRQRSKSSDGYKSRSRSVEKRERKQSSRKSKRKRSKSSDRYKSRSKSVEKKKESSRKSKRRRSKSSDRYKSRSRSTEKKHKESSKKSKRKRSKSSDSVKSRSKSAEKRGSKLSSVKSSSKCVESSELQESTRCLEKVDGPGASADSSSQSSNGPMSVALSAEGINGPELPPASESAFSETFDSLDKSTLSVENTAGLQPSAIPELGVSEIPDNQERRSVPVEEGMVSELSVTSENGSAEKSAALEPSLPELAYSTSKSRSSSVEKTGDPEISSVTEFQLSTSREDESRSLKEIEGPEPLLTLESGCSVSSDDYKTISSSSGRMEAQGSSLMSDGHELSHISVEKTPFQVLQVPESESSALADSPASRSLSSETVEAQNSFLAPEVTCSAFPDGCESASLPVEKGQMQEPSPASDNGCFRSPDGHESGSSSAARREELPFLSEGGSFKSPDGNQHRTSSVPDASLTSECGPVENSSGLISASYSEKIQEVVLTTVEQSCKSSEVRGSGLSVDKVLDGPALSQVVVDSSESSEMRELRYLPPGKFEGTGSFLISKSGIPMCHDGHKSKHNYIDKTEGVELSLAPELRCSAFPEGYESTSTGLEKVEVQKPALPLEDGFSTSADCELGSTTTENLQAQMTSVTSEGGFFLLPDSHELRPIPAEKVEVQKSPELKYTASPDGHELRSAYDEEIQVQEPPVILESRCSVSSVGHELTSTHVERNEVEEPSQIPENDYTLGLDGSELTSTPAGKTEMRELHHVSEERYSVSIESQELQSHLVEKAEVQEPAVTPENYYAVSWENQDLRTSSPEKTEMHEASVVPDNEYAVSSEDHELPSIHAEKTEVQECSLLSENEYAVSPEGQEVAISPATRDRQEPFLTSDGEYTVFPEGQGLQTTLAENRVVQEPSLIPDTQYAASPEGQELLSAHTEKAEVPECSLPSENEYEVYPESRDFRSGPVEKEETEEPSETSESESSMSTDSQEQQSSVVRTAEVQELSLSEGECAMSPEGQELQSSPAENVDAKELSLTSENERALSPEEYESRLAHAEKTQGVDSSLVSESDHLLSFESQEVRFTHIVTADVQELSPAPEIEASPDDRELRYTTVGNEDCLEPLAPNDRASMYPDGRDVKSIPVEKMDDGVPFSMPESGCCMSPDGYSVKSGPGEETGDLEPSERRHSVSSYQEDHEPQSPVEEEGLESSLTPEHRRSVSPEGRDQKSTVDEEMDDREPSLTSEHRQSMSPDDHESRSSIGEEAEYLEQPLTVERRSSVSSDEHESRSTAGEEVEDAEPSLTAERRDSTSSDDRESRSTAGEDLEDGEPSLTAERRHSTSSDDHESRSTTGEEGEDMEPSSTAEDRRSVSPDGQESRSTLGEEAEDQELASTAERAHSTSSDEHESRSTAGEDVEDMEPSLTAERRDSTSSDEPESRSTAGEEGEDAEPSLTTEHRRSTSPDGRESRSTTGEDVDDVEPSLIAERRDSTSSEEHESRSTTGEEGEDAEASLADEDKQDSMPLDRSDEQDSSFVPESRRSESSEREKSVDKMSDKESSQRSTSRLSKSPSPQKSRSTSVEKAADEESSRRSRHRRSRSTARQKSRSTSAEKTVDKESSRRSRRRRSRSTARQRSQSTSVEKAADKESSRRSRRRRSRSTARQRSQSKSVEKTGDKESSRRSRSRRSRSSQRRSQRYDTESRSRRNRSRSGTRRRASRSKSNRRSRSRSLSRSRHRRRSRSRSASRRRRSLSRDRRKRSQRNRSRSTDRRRRRSDSRDRRISLRLRSRSRTPLRQRRSRSRGRRRSSSRSPIRLRRSRSSGRRRYSRSPDRRRSRSSERFSSRSPKRLTDLDKAQLLEIAKANAAAMCAKSGVPLPPSLMPLLSQKKDDKANQKSSRDTLKELTEKCKKIAQSTDDVIVNKPHVSDEEEEERPFYNHPFKLSEPKPIFFNLSTPSIKPAPPPQPKNQVSLSKEFPVSSGSQHRKKEADSVYGEWVPVEKGKEESKDDVFPKPSIEGVDITAAMNDRATAQKRLSENSFDLEAMCMLNRAQEQIDAWAQSNSIPGQFTGSTGAQILSSDELTNSGPQAWIRKGQILVAAFLPRSMPALLFTTLRPSRPRISS, from the exons atgtaGACAAAAAGCCTTCGAAAAGTAGTACTAAGTCTGCAAAAAGAAGTTCTACTGGTGAAGATGAAATTCCtaggaaaaaatcaaagaagaacaagaaacacaaaagcaagaagaagaagaaaaagaagaagaaaaggaagaaagagaaaaagcataaaaagcaGCCAAAGGAGGCAAAGTTGAGCGCGCGTCATGGAGAACATGCAGACTTGCAGCCTGCTTCTCACTTGATGCCAGAGAAATCAAGCTCCCAGTTGAGCGAACAGTATGGTGGCTGCGGAGATGCAAATCTGGCTGTCCACGTGCAGTCAGAACAGCTGTGCTTAAAAGCAGGCGAGGAGCTTGATAGACAAGCTTTAGGACTTATTTCTCATTCAGGAGCTGATTCTCAGCAAACTTTGGAAAATCTTGGAAGTGAGAAGGGGACTTTATGTCAAATAAATCCTCCGTTTAATTTGGAAGGCAGCCGGTCTGATACCCAAGAAAATACTAGTATAACTCAAACTACAGTTTGCACTAGAGAAGAACAAATTAAACAGTCTCACGAAAGTATTTATCCTACAGCTATTAATACAAGTGAAATAGGTGTTCTTGTTGGTACTGGAAATGATACTTCATCCAGCACCCCAGCTACAGCTGCCAGTAGATCTGAAATTCAGAAAGGTTCAGAAGTTATTCTGAAATCTAAAGGCACTGGGGAAGTAAAAGCTTCGGATACAGCTCTTGAGTCTGAGGCCATGGAGGTGTCGAATTATTCAGAAGCATCTCTACAGTCTGTGGCCCAGTGGGGAGCAAAAGACCTAGGAGCAACTTCAGAATCTGTGTCTTTGGCAAGTAATATGACAACAATTTCTAAATCTGCAAATCAGGCAGGAATGGATACTGTGAAGGTAGGTCACTTGTCTTTGGAATTAGCAGGTGTGAGCAGAACTTTGGAGCCAACCTCAAAGCCCTCAGTTACGTCTGATAATTTGAGAGTGATGCAGTGCAGCCCCATGGACAGTTCAGGTGTCTTGAAGGCAGATGTGTCTTCACAACACGCTTTTCAAATATCTGCAGTGACTGCTATGAACcaggcagaaataaaaagtgCCAAAGTACCCCTGGGACCAGGAGCTGTTACAAAAGTGAAGGATACTGAACAACatacagaaaatgtgaaagctTTGGAAGAAGCTCTGCAGCCAGTTGCTGTAGTAAAGCCCCAAACTATGGAAACTATCATGGAACCTGTGGGTGTTAAAGCAAAAGATGTCAAAGCAGCTCGAGAATGTCTGCAAACTGATGTAGTCAAAGACGTGGAAAGTACCACTGGTCCTGCAATAGTTTTAAATGCCTCAGGAATGTTCCTGCAACCTCAAGTCttgacagaaacaaaaagcatgGCTAGAACCCAGGAACCTGCGCTTCCAGCAGAATTGGCAGATAGCAAAGTTGTTGTAGAGGCAAGTTTAACATCAGTTGCAGAACCTGTAGCAGCTGTGCAGACCTGTGCTTCCCAAACAGCTCCAGAAATCCAGGTGACAGAGCGTCTGCAAGCAACTGTGGAAGTTGCAGCACTAACAGGAGTAAAAGGTCAAGAAGCAAGTCAAGCTACTCTGCAACTGGAAAATAGCAGTGCTTCAAAAATTTCGGAATCTACTCTCAAGCCTGTATGCACAATGGAGACAAAAGGTTCACAAGGTACTTTGTTACTCAGACAAGAGAAGCTGAGCGGATCGGGATCTGAGACTGAATTAAATGTGAGAGGTTTGGAAGCGTCTCCCCTGTATTTGCAGAAAGACATGGCCAGATGTTTAGCTGCCACACTAGATTCAGCAGTGGTGTCAAAATGTTCATTAGTTAATCTAGGTAGTGTGGCAGGAGTAGAAGCAGGCTCAGATGCCCATCTCCTAGCTATGAAAGTTGGATCTGCAAGACCAATGGAAAGTTTGGAAACAGCTACGCAACTTGTAGCAGACACAGAAATGAAAGATTTGGAagcagacagagctgggacagagaTGAAGACATGTTCATCACATCCATACCTGAAAGGTGTGGGAGATTTAGGGCATCCGGCGTCTATAGGTCTGGCAAAGACACAAGCTTTGGATGCCGTCTTGCAGCCTGGAACCATTTCTGTGGGAAGAGGCTTAGCAGAAAATGTGTGTTCTCAAGCCAAAATGGATAGCAAAGTCTTAGAAGCAAGTCCAGGACCTATTGCCTTAGAACAAAGGTCAGAAAGGACTCCTGAATCTGTGGTTACGTGTGTAAGCAGGGAACCAGTTAAAGAGTCTGAGGCATTAGTAGGAATGATGCATTTGAAAACCACAGCAGGGAGAGAACCAAAACATAGAAAAACAGTTGCAGAACCTCTTGGTGCAAGCAGAACAGAGTGTTCCATCACTTCACAGTCTCAGGTCATGACACATACAAGAACGTCACAAACTGGGATGGTAGGAGAGATGAAGGATTCTGAACTAGCTACCAGTTCTACCACTGTAGAAGTGAGAGGTTTAGACAACTTGTTGGAAGTTGAGGCAATTGCAGAGGTGACAACTTCACAGTTAACACAGATGAAGAATTTGGAAATGGTTGTGGGATCTGAAACAAGGACACTGATGCAAGGCTTGAGAGGGACATTGGCATCTGAGGTGGTTACAGAGATGAGGCGTTCTGAAGTTGCTCCAGATGATCCAAACAAAGCAGAGGCAAGGAGTGGAGAAGTAATACTAGAACCTGTGCAAACAGTTATGTCACAAACTTTAGAAACAAGTTCAAGATCAGAAGCAATATTGGAGTCTTTGtccagagcagaagaaaagactgTGGTGTCAGAAATAATGACAGAAGCGAGGAAAGGAACTCTGGAATCTAAGATTTCATCAGATATGACAACTCAGGGACCTACTGTAGGATATATAGTTACAACAAGGAGGACTAGCACAAAAACAGATGAGCCCTCGCTTATAAATCTAAAAGGTTTGGAAGAAACTTCAGAAACTGAGAAAGCAATGGAAGCAGAATATTTGGAACCAGTAtcagaagctggagaagtgaggtGGTTTCAAAGTATGAAAGAGTCTGCAGCAGTAGAGGTGAAAGATTCTGAAACACCTGCAGAGCCTGAGGTACACATGGATATCCAAAGCTTGGAAACTTCCCAGACTTCTGGAAATATGGGGGCAGTGGATGTTTTAGAGGATGCTTCTGGAGCTGTTCCAGAATGTTTGTGCACTGAAAAGCAAGAACATCTAGAAGCAGAAACTGCTGCAGAATGGAAGAGTGCAGAAGACGCTCCAGAAATTTTGAGTGCTGTTGAAATGAAATCTTCTGAAGCAGTTCCGAAACCAGGGGACATGAAAGATCTAGAAACAATGCTGGAACATGAAGTGGCAGCAGAAGTACAATATGCAGAAGGGGTGCAGGGTCAACAAATGGAGGATGTAAGAGTTCAAACTGAGGAATGTGAGATGCTGCTTGAGAAGAGAGACGTAGAACAAACTCAAGCATCTGAGCATTTGatagaagaaacattttttagtTCTTCACATGCAGCAGGTGAAAAAGATTCAGCAGGGACTTGTGCATCTGAAATAGATATGAAGCAGTTGGAAGCAGCTCCAGCCAATGTGTCAGAAGCAAAAGATTTGGAAACAGGTTCTATTCCCGAGACTGTTGTAGAGCTGCAACATGCAGAAGCAGCTGTGGGACTGGAGGCAGAGACAAAAGATTTGGAAGCAGCTCCAGTACCTGAGACTGTTATGGAAGTAGCTGCTGTAGCGGCAGAGGAAGGCCAGTCAGAAGGCATTCTGCAGGCTGAGGCTGTCAAAGAAGCAACTCCAGAAAGAGACTCAAGGAGAAGAGACTCAGAAACATCTGATGTGCAACCTGATGTGGCAGCACGAATGAAGGAAACTCTGATGAGACTTGAGAAGGTTATTGAAAAAAGCAGCCATAGAAGCGATAAAAAACAtgatgcaaagaaacaaaaaaggagcCGCTCCAAGTCTCAGTCCAGGTCTAGGAAACGGAAGAAAAAATCAAGGTCACATTCTACTTCCAGGCGTTTGACCTCTAAAAGAGCACGCTCTAGGAGTAGAAATGATTCAGTTTCCAGAAAAAAGCATTCCAAATCTAGATCCCGATCTgtagagaagagagaaagaagagtatCCTCCCGGAGGTCCAGGCGCAGACGTTCCAGGTCATCTGACCGTTACAGGTCTAAGTCCAGATCAGCAGAAAAGAGGTTGTCCTCGATGAGGTCCAGACATAGACGTTCCAGGTCTTCTGACCGCTACAGGTCTAAGTCCAGATCAGTGGAAAAGCGACAGTCCTCCCGAAGATCCAGACGTAGACGTTCCAGGTCTTCTGACCGCTACAGATCTAAGTCTAGATCAGTGGAAAAGCGACAGTCCTCTCGAAGGTCTGGGCGTAGACGTTCCAGGTCTTCTGACCGCTACAGGTCTAAATCCAGATCACTGGAGAAGCGACAGTCCTCCCGAAGGTCTGGGCGTAGACGTTCCAGGTCTTCTGACCGCTACAGGTCTAAGTCCAGGTCAGTGGAGAAGCGACAGTCCTCCCGAAGGTCTAGGCGTAGACGTTCCAGGTCTTCTGACCGCTACAGGTCTAAGTCACGGTCAGTGGAAAAGCGACTATCCTCCCGAAGGTCTGGGCGTAGACGTTCCAGGTCATCTGACCGCTACAGGTCTAAATCATTGTCAGTGGATAAGAGGGAAAGCAGGTTGTCCTCTCGAAGATCCCGCCGCAGACGTTCCAGGTCCTCTGACCGTTCTAAATCCAGATCCAGGTCTTCAGAAAAGAGAGGGGGTAAAGAATACTCATGGAGGTTCAGAAACAGAGGGTCTGGTTCCTCTGATCGTTCAAAATCCAGGTCCAGATCTGTTGAGAAAAGAAGTCGGAAGGCGTCCTTGCGGAGATCTAAACGTCAGCGCTCAAAGTCCTCAGACGGTTACAAGTCTAGATCCAGATCAGTAGAAAAAAGAGAGCGAAAGCAGTCATCACGGAAGTCTAAGCGTAAGCGCTCAAAGTCTTCTGACCGTTACAAGTCTAGGTCCAAATcggtggaaaaaaagaaggagtcCTCACGAAAATCTAAGCGCCGTCGCTCAAAATCTTCTGACCGTTACAAGTCTAGGTCTAGatctactgaaaaaaagcacaaggaatcttcaaaaaaatccaaacgGAAACGTTCCAAGTCCTCTGATAGTGTTAAGTCAAGGTCCAAATCTGCAGAAAAAAGAGGGAGTAAGTTGTCCTCAGTAAAGAGCAGTAGCAAGTGTGTGGAGTCTTCTGAACTTCAGGAGTCAACTAGATGTCTTGAAAAAGTAGATGGTCCAGGAGCAAGTGCAGACAGCTCCTCCCAGTCTTCTAATGGTCCCATGTCAGTAGCTTTGTCTGCTGAAGGAATAAACGGCCCTGAACTACCACCAGCATCTGAAAGTGCATTTTCTGAAACTTTTGATAGTCTTGACAAAAGCACCTTGTCTGTTGAAAACACAGCGGGGCTGCAGCCTTCTGCAATTCCTGAACTTGGTGTCTCAGAAATCCCGGACAACCAGGAACGGAGATCCGTGCCTGTAGAAGAAGGCATGGTTTCAGAGCTTTCTGTGACATCTGAAAACGGATCAGCTGAAAAATCAGCGGCTCTGGAGCCTTCACTACCTGAACTTGCGTATTCCACATCCAAATCAAGATCCTCATCTGTTGAAAAAACGGGAGATCCAGAAATATCCTCAGTAACAGAATTTCAGCTCTCCACATCTCGTGAAGATGAATCAAGATCTCTGAAAGAAATAGAAGGTCCAGAGCCTCTTCTGACGCTTGAAAGTGGATGCTCTGTATCTTCTGATGATTATAAGACTATCTCGTCATCCTCTGGAAGAATGGAGGCTCAGGGGTCTTCTCTGATGTCTGATGGTCATGAATTGAGTCATATCTCTGTTGAAAAAACACCATTTCAGGTTTTGCAAGTTCCTGAAAGTGAATCTTCAGCATTGGCTGACAGCCCTGCGTCAAGGTCGCTATCTTCTGAAACAGTAGAGGCTCAGAATTCTTTTCTAGCACCGGAAGTTACATGCTCTGCATTCCCTGATGGCTGTGAGTCAGCCTCCTTGCCTGTTGAAAAGGGCCAGATGCAggagccttctccagcttctgacAATGGGTGCTTCAGGTCTCCTGATGGACATGAATCGGGATCCAGCAGTGCTGCGCGAAGAGAGGAGCTTCCATTTTTGTCTGAAGGTGGGTCCTTCAAGTCACCTGATGGAAATCAACACAGAACTTCATCTGTTCCAGATGCTTCCCTGACATCTGAGTGTGGTCCTGTTGAGAACTCGAGTGGCCTCATTTCGGCATCatattctgaaaaaatacaggaagTCGTATTGACAACTGTAGAACAAAGCTGCAAGTCTTCTGAAGTTCGTGGGTCTGGACTTTCTGTTGACAAAGTTTTAGATGGTCCAGCACTTTCACAAGTAGTTGTTGACAGCTCTGAATCCTCTGAAATGCGTGAATTGAGATACCTGCCTCCTGGAAAATTTGAGGGTACAGGATCTTTCCTGATCTCCAAAAGTGGAATTCCTATGTGCCATGATGGCCATAAATCAAAACACAACTACATTGACAAAACGGAAGGTGTGGAACTGTCATTGGCACCTGAGCTTAGGTGTTCAGCCTTCCCTGAAGGCTATGAATCAACATCTACTGGACTTGAAAAGGTGGAGGTACAAAAGCCTGCTCTGCCATTGGAAGATGGTTTCTCCACATCTGCCGATTGTGAATTAGGAAGCACAACTACTGAAAACCTGCAGGCCCAAATGACTTCAGTAACATCTGAAGGTGGGTTTTTCCTGTTGCCTGATAGTCATGAACTGAGACCTATCCCTGCTGAAAAAGTAGAGGTGCAGAAGTCACCTGAACTGAAATACACTGCATCCCCTGATGGCCATGAGTTGAGATCTGCCTATGATGAAGAAATACAGGTTCAGGAGCCACCTGTGATCTTGGAAAGCAGATGTTCTGTTTCCTCTGTTGGTCATGAGTTGACATCCACTCATGTTGAAAGAAATGAGGTAGAGGAACCTTCTCAAATACCTGAAAATGACTACACACTAGGGCTTGATGGCTCAGAGTTGACATCAACTCCTGCTGGAAAAACAGAGATGCGGGAACTTCATCATGTGTCTGAAGAAAGGTATTCGGTGTCCATTGAGAGCCAGGAGTTGCAGTCACATCTTGTTGAAAAGGCAGAAGTGCAAGAGCCTGCTGTGACACCTGAAAATTACTATGCTGTATCCTGGGAGAACCAGGACTTGAGAACTAGCTCTCCTGAAAAGACGGAGATGCATGAGGCTTCTGTAGTACCTGACAATGAATATGCTGTGTCTTCTGAAGATCACGAATTGCCATCTATCCATGCTGAAAAAACAGAGGTACAGGAGTGTTCTCTGCTGTCTGAGAATGAATATGCTGTGTCTCCTGAGGGCCAGGAGGTGGCAATCAGTCCTGCTACAAGAGACAGGCAAGAGCCTTTTCTGACATCTGATGGAGAATATACCGTCTTCCCTGAAGGCCAAGGATTACAGACTACTCTTGCTGAAAATAGAGTGGTGCAGGAGCCTTCACTGATACCAGACACTCAATATGCTGCATCCCCTGAAGGGCAGGAATTGCTCTCCGCTCATACTGAGAAAGCAGAAGTGCCGGAGTGTTCTTTGCCATCTGAAAATGAGTATGAAGTATACCCTGAAAGCCGTGATTTCAGATCCGGTCctgttgaaaaagaagaaacgGAGGAACCTTCTGAAACGTCTGAAAGTGAAAGTTCGATGTCCACTGATAGCCAGGAGCAGCAGTCCTCTGTTGTTAGAACAGCAGAGGTGCAGGAATTGTCTTTGTCTGAAGGTGAATGTGCCATGTCTCCTGAAGGTCAGGAGCTTCAGTCTAGCCCTGCTGAAAATGTAGATGCTAAGGAACTTTCTCTGACATCTGAAAATGAACGTGCTCTGTCTCCAGAAGAGTATGAATCAAGATTGGCTCATGCTGAGAAAACACAGGGTGTGGATTCATCTTTGGTATCAGAAAGTGATCATCTTTTGTCTTTTGAGAGCCAGGAGGTAAGATTCACCCATATTGTAACAGCAGATGTGCAGGAACTTTCTCCAGCACCTGAAATTGAAGCATCCCCTGATGACCGGGAATTGAGATACACCACTGTTGGAAATGAAGATTGTCTTGAACCTTTGGCACCAAACGATAGAGCTTCCATGTACCCTGATGGCCGTGACGTGAAGTCCATCCCTGTTGAAAAAATGGATGATGGAGTGCCTTTTTCAATGCCTGAAAGTGGGTGCTGTATGTCCCCTGATGGCTACAGTGTGAAATCTGGCCCTGGTGAAGAAACAGGGGATTTAGAGCCCTCTGAACGTAGACATTCTGTATCCTCGTATCAGGAAGATCATGAGCCGCAATCTCCTGTGGAGGAAGAGGGCCTTGAGTCCTCTTTGACACCTGAACATAGACGATCTGTGTCTCCTGAGGGCCGTGACCAGAAATCCACAGTAGATGAAGAAATGGATGATCGGGAGCCCTCTTTGACATCTGAACATAGGCAGTCCATGTCCCCTGATGACCACGAGTCCAGATCTAGTATTGGAGAAGAGGCAGAGTATCTGGAGCAGCCTTTGACAGTGGAACGTAGATCCTCCGTGTCTTCTGATGAGCACGAGTCAAGGTCTACTGCTGGGGAAGAGGTAGAAGATGCAGAACCCTCCTTAACAGCTGAACGAAGAGACTCCACATCCTCCGATGACCGTGAGTCGAGGTCTACCGCTGGTGAAGATCTAGAAGATGGGGAGCCCTCTTTGACAGCTGAACGTAGACACTCTACATCCTCTGATGACCACGAGTCAAGGTCTACAACtggggaagaaggagaggaTATGGAACCTTCTTCGACAGCTGAAGATAGGCGCTCCGTCTCTCCTGATGGACAGGAGTCGAGGTCAACCCTTGGTGAAGAAGCAGAGGACCAGGAGCTTGCTTCAACAGCTGAACGCGCACACTCCACGTCCTCGGATGAACATGAATCAAGGTCTACCGCTGGTGAAGATGTGGAGGATATGGAACCCTCCTTGACAGCTGAACGAAGGGATTCTACATCATCAGATGAACCTGAATCTAGGTCTACTGCTGGTGAAGAAGGAGAGGATGCGGAGCCCTCTTTGACAACTGAACACAGACGATCCACGTCCCCCGATGGGCGTGAATCGAGGTCTACCACTGGTGAAGATGTAGATGATGTGGAGCCCTCTTTGATAGCTGAACGAAGAGACTCCACATCATCAGAAGAGCATGAGTCAAGGTCTACCACtggtgaggagggggaggatGCCGAGGCCTCTTTGGCAGATGAAGATAAACAGGATTCCATGCCTCTTGACAGGTCGGACGAACAGGACTCTTCCTTTGTACCTGAAAGTAGGCGTTCTGAGTCCTCTGAACGTGAAAAATCTGTTGATAAAATGTCTGACAAAGAGTCTTCGCAAAGATCTACAAGCAGACTCTCCAAATCTCCCTCTCCCCAAAAGAGTCGTTCCACATCTGTTGAAAAAGCGGCAGACGAAGAGTCTTCACGGAGATCTAGACATAGACGTTCCAGGTCTACTGCTCGCCAGAAAAGTCGATCCACATCTGCTGAAAAAACAGTAGACAAAGAATCTTCACGGAGATCTAGGCGTAGACGCTCTAGGTCCACTGCTCGCCAAAGGAGTCAATCAACATCTGTtgaaaaagcagcagacaaAGAGTCTTCGCGGAGATCTAGACGTAGACGCTCCAGATCCACAGCTCGCCAAAGAAGTCAATCCAAATCTGTTGAAAAAACAGGAGACAAAGAGTCTTCACGGAGGTCTAGAAGCAGACGCTCCAGGTCTTCTCAGCGCAGATCACAGAGATATGATACAGAGTCTCGCTCTAGACGGAATCGCTCCAGATCAGGAACACGGAGGAGAGCATCAAGATCAAAATCTAATCGTCGTTCTCGGTCTAGGTCGTTGTCACGTTCAAGGCACAGAAGGAGGAGTAGGTCAAGGTCAGCGTCAAGAAGGCGGCGCTCTTTATCGAGAGACAGGCGCAAGAGATCTCAGAGAAATAGATCGAGATCTACTGATAGAAGAAGGAGGAGATCAGATTCGAGAGATCGTAGGATATCACTCAGATTACGGAGCAGGAGTCGAACACCTCTTCGTCAAAGGCGATCAAGGTCAAGAGGAAGAAGACGGAGTTCTAGTAGGTCGCCAATTCGACTACGGCGATCGAGATCTTCAGGGAGAAGAAGATACAGTAGATCACCTGATCGTCGTAGGTCAAGGTCATCAGAACGATTTTCAAGCAGGTCACCTAAACGTCTTACAGACCTGG ATAAGGCCCAGCTACTTGAAATAGCCAAAGCTAATGCAGCTGCCATGTGTGCGAAGTCTGGTGTTCCCTTACCACCAAGCCTGATGCCTTTGTTATCTCAAAAGAAAGACGACAAAGCCAATCAGAAGTCATCAAGAGATACGCTAAAGGAGCTCACTGAG aaatgcaagaaGATTGCTCAAAGCACAGATGATGTGATAGTTAACAAACCTCACGTTTctgatgaagaggaggaagaacgTCCTTTCTATAATCATCCATTTAAGCTCAGTGAACCCAAACCTATCTTTTTCAATTTAAGT acTCCCAGCATAAAACCAGCGCCACCACCACAACCGAAAAATCAGGTCAGCCTGTCAAAGGAGTTCCCTGTTTCATCTGGGTCTCAACataggaaaaaagaagcagacagTGTCTATGGAGAATGGGTTCCAgttgaaaaaggcaaagaagaaagcaaggacGATGTTTTCCCCAAACCATCCATTGAg